The Chryseobacterium geocarposphaerae genome window below encodes:
- a CDS encoding multicopper oxidase domain-containing protein codes for MKKLILFLMLLFSVFSFSQTTKTYYTCPMHPEVVSSKPGDCPKCGMTLVKKTVVVKPKVVTKPQVKSLPKTERKPTEIKNKAKAKVENKADVKKVKKADKVNIAKPIQNKALPQPKIQAQPKSESQSQKYTCPMHPEVISEKSGKCPKCGMDLVELENHSQAESEIKNAVLKRNSENGKVSFGGRTVRYDLYVKDTVVNFTGKNRRAIAVNGKLQAPTLYFTEGDTAEIYLHNMLKENTGFHWHGVILPNEHDGVPYLTTKPVEPGETHLYKFKISQNGTYWYHSHESLQEQIGMNGILVFQKREGEPKTEYTKEIPVLLGDWSDDNPMQIARRLHMANTDWYAIKKNAVQSYWEAIKSGNLGTKALNEWKRMEAMDVSDVYYDKFLINGQPSSGYSHLKAGDKVRLRVANGGSSTYFWLNYGGGKIKVVGNDGNDVVPVEVDRLIVGVSETYDIEVMIPENKSFEFRATSEDRVGHASLWLGSGERIEAPNLPRLKLFEGMKMMNGMMEMSGNMKPMNMTMSNQMMDMNEVMYPELSETQRKMTMKHMNEMMGIKTKEKEGEDHSGHSGMNMQEEKPIKRLSYNILKSPEKTILPTENVRELKFTLEGNMNHYLWTLDNKTVTETDKILVKKGEILRITMYNNSMMRHPMHLHGHDFRLINSKGEYSPLKNVVDIMPMETNTIEFVANQDGDWFFHCHILYHMMAGMGRIFSYENSKPNPQLPNTKLAWKSFLKDNRMISSMAMLDLQSNKMHAETMTMFGPRWANLNEFHSNWDFDHFEGNVKVGRFLGKFQWALPYAGFRIQKNHEIMERQMAEKMGMDFHGKKSWFGQQKASKNKANFIVGMQYLLPMLVTADASVDQNGKVLLELSREDIPLSRRLRGNFSLNSDGEFTTGLRYILQKWLSVSGNYDNEMGWGAGITLTY; via the coding sequence ATGAAAAAGCTGATATTATTTCTGATGCTTTTGTTCTCTGTTTTCTCTTTTTCACAAACTACAAAGACTTATTATACGTGTCCGATGCATCCTGAAGTGGTGTCTTCAAAACCGGGAGACTGCCCGAAATGCGGAATGACACTGGTAAAAAAAACAGTTGTGGTAAAGCCGAAAGTTGTTACAAAACCACAGGTTAAGTCTTTGCCTAAAACAGAAAGAAAGCCAACGGAAATTAAAAATAAAGCGAAAGCAAAAGTTGAGAATAAAGCTGATGTTAAAAAGGTAAAAAAAGCTGATAAAGTAAATATCGCAAAGCCTATTCAGAATAAAGCTTTACCACAGCCAAAGATTCAAGCTCAACCTAAATCTGAATCTCAGTCTCAAAAATATACCTGTCCAATGCATCCGGAAGTGATTTCCGAAAAGTCAGGAAAATGCCCGAAATGCGGAATGGATCTGGTTGAACTTGAAAATCATTCTCAAGCAGAATCTGAGATTAAAAACGCTGTTTTAAAAAGAAATTCAGAAAATGGAAAAGTAAGTTTTGGAGGAAGAACTGTGCGTTATGACCTCTATGTAAAAGATACGGTTGTCAATTTTACAGGAAAAAATCGAAGAGCTATTGCCGTGAACGGAAAACTGCAGGCACCGACACTGTATTTTACAGAAGGGGATACAGCAGAAATTTATCTTCACAATATGCTGAAAGAAAATACAGGATTTCATTGGCATGGAGTGATTTTACCCAACGAACATGACGGAGTTCCTTATTTGACCACCAAGCCTGTAGAGCCGGGAGAAACACATTTGTATAAGTTTAAAATTTCTCAAAACGGAACCTATTGGTATCACTCTCATGAAAGTCTGCAAGAACAGATCGGAATGAATGGAATTCTGGTTTTTCAAAAAAGAGAAGGAGAGCCTAAAACAGAATATACAAAAGAAATTCCGGTCTTATTAGGGGATTGGAGTGATGATAATCCCATGCAGATCGCGAGACGGCTTCATATGGCCAATACAGATTGGTATGCCATCAAGAAAAATGCAGTTCAAAGTTATTGGGAAGCCATAAAATCCGGGAACTTAGGAACCAAGGCTCTGAATGAATGGAAAAGGATGGAGGCGATGGATGTAAGTGATGTGTATTATGATAAATTTCTCATCAACGGACAGCCCAGTTCTGGTTATTCTCACCTAAAAGCTGGAGATAAAGTTCGGTTGAGAGTTGCTAATGGAGGTTCTTCCACTTATTTCTGGCTGAATTATGGAGGCGGGAAAATAAAAGTGGTTGGAAATGATGGGAATGATGTAGTTCCTGTTGAAGTAGACCGCCTGATTGTCGGAGTTTCCGAAACCTATGACATTGAAGTGATGATTCCTGAGAATAAAAGCTTTGAATTTCGTGCGACTTCTGAAGACAGGGTTGGACATGCCTCGCTTTGGTTAGGTTCCGGAGAAAGAATTGAAGCTCCGAATTTACCTAGACTAAAGCTTTTTGAAGGAATGAAAATGATGAACGGAATGATGGAAATGAGCGGGAATATGAAGCCGATGAATATGACGATGAGCAATCAGATGATGGATATGAATGAAGTAATGTATCCGGAGCTTTCCGAAACTCAGAGAAAGATGACCATGAAGCATATGAATGAAATGATGGGAATTAAAACCAAAGAAAAAGAAGGGGAAGACCACTCTGGCCATTCAGGAATGAATATGCAGGAAGAAAAACCGATAAAGAGATTGTCTTATAATATCTTGAAATCCCCTGAAAAAACAATTCTTCCGACAGAAAATGTTCGTGAACTGAAGTTTACCCTGGAAGGGAATATGAACCATTATCTGTGGACATTAGACAATAAAACGGTTACCGAAACAGATAAAATACTGGTTAAAAAAGGAGAAATTCTTAGAATTACGATGTATAATAATTCTATGATGCGCCACCCGATGCACCTTCATGGCCACGATTTCAGGTTAATTAATTCAAAAGGAGAATATTCACCGCTTAAAAATGTAGTGGATATTATGCCGATGGAAACCAATACCATTGAGTTTGTGGCCAATCAGGATGGTGACTGGTTTTTTCACTGCCATATTTTATATCATATGATGGCTGGAATGGGAAGAATTTTCAGTTACGAAAATTCCAAGCCTAATCCGCAGCTTCCGAATACAAAATTAGCATGGAAAAGCTTTTTGAAAGATAACAGAATGATCAGTTCAATGGCTATGTTGGATCTCCAGTCGAATAAAATGCATGCAGAAACAATGACGATGTTCGGACCGAGATGGGCTAACCTTAATGAATTTCATTCTAACTGGGATTTTGATCATTTCGAAGGAAATGTGAAAGTTGGAAGATTCTTAGGGAAATTCCAATGGGCATTACCTTATGCCGGTTTTAGAATTCAGAAGAATCATGAAATCATGGAAAGACAAATGGCGGAAAAAATGGGAATGGATTTTCATGGAAAGAAAAGCTGGTTTGGTCAACAGAAAGCTTCTAAAAATAAAGCAAATTTTATAGTCGGGATGCAATATCTTTTGCCTATGTTGGTGACTGCTGATGCAAGTGTTGATCAAAACGGAAAAGTTTTACTGGAATTGAGTAGGGAAGACATTCCGCTTTCCAGAAGATTAAGAGGGAATTTTAGTTTAAACTCTGATGGAGAATTCACTACAGGATTACGGTATATCTTGCAGAAATGGTTGTCTGTTTCCGGAAACTATGACAATGAAATGGGATGGGGAGCCGGAATTACTTTAACCTATTAA
- a CDS encoding DUF3347 domain-containing protein — protein MKKYIITAALSLFSIVSLSAQSKKDAQVSKLYQNYIAIKSALASDDADKTSKAASEFIKTASAIDYKQVSEGNLNILRKDATAISEARNINTQRETFFNLSDNMIALTKEFKLSENPIYVQYCPMADGSWLSDEKKIMNPYYGSSMLSCGSVKSEIK, from the coding sequence ATGAAAAAATATATCATTACAGCAGCATTATCTTTATTCTCAATCGTTTCCCTTTCGGCACAATCTAAAAAAGACGCTCAGGTTTCCAAGCTTTACCAGAATTATATTGCTATAAAATCAGCGTTGGCTTCGGATGATGCAGACAAGACCTCAAAAGCGGCTTCAGAATTCATTAAAACAGCTTCAGCAATTGATTACAAACAGGTTTCTGAAGGAAATCTGAATATCCTTAGAAAAGATGCTACTGCTATTTCTGAAGCAAGAAATATAAACACTCAAAGAGAAACTTTCTTCAATCTTTCTGATAATATGATTGCTCTTACCAAAGAGTTTAAGTTATCTGAGAATCCTATCTATGTTCAATATTGCCCTATGGCAGACGGAAGCTGGCTGAGCGATGAAAAGAAAATCATGAATCCTTACTACGGAAGCTCTATGCTGTCTTGTGGAAGTGTAAAGTCAGAGATTAAATAA
- a CDS encoding HYC_CC_PP family protein: MKKFLAILFSVFYFGFSSGAVFSVHYCMKELASISQKVDDICSKCGVKTKKDCCKTEIKVVKVDDSQKSDFLKIDFLKQMPEVQHHEFFFPDRSFSVTKFTQIQINAPPENRSVPIYISHCNFRI; this comes from the coding sequence ATGAAAAAATTTCTGGCAATATTGTTTTCTGTTTTCTACTTCGGCTTTTCTTCCGGGGCAGTTTTCAGTGTACATTATTGTATGAAGGAGTTGGCTTCTATAAGTCAAAAGGTTGATGATATCTGCAGTAAATGTGGAGTTAAAACCAAAAAAGACTGTTGCAAAACCGAAATCAAAGTAGTAAAAGTTGACGATTCCCAAAAATCAGATTTTCTTAAAATTGATTTCTTAAAGCAGATGCCGGAAGTTCAACATCATGAATTTTTCTTTCCGGATCGATCTTTTTCGGTAACAAAATTTACTCAGATTCAAATCAATGCACCACCGGAAAACCGGTCGGTTCCTATCTATATCAGTCATTGTAATTTTAGAATTTAG
- a CDS encoding TonB-dependent receptor plug domain-containing protein: MKKLVLPLSLVAPLFVFSQAKKKDTTTRVTNIEEVVFQRQTGKTTDLSAVKISAKDAQNVASISGGIEGILKTLPSVNSNTELSSQYMVRGGNYDENLIYINDIEIYRPFLIRNSQQEGMSIINPDMVSTVNFSAGGFEARYGDKMSSALNIYYREPKKLELSGEASLIGGRLTAGLASKNKKLTALFSGRYRNTNLVLNTLNEDTDFNPSYWDFQSYINYHISDKFSLSFIGYYSKNDYEMIPKAKSVTFGSLQQPITVNIGYAGREEDMYKNMMGTFSMNYKPSDKWRFTLDTFSYQNREKEYYTIHSQYELQTFDPSTGAPVVSYDVGGQIENARNDLFVRTYGTQFRAKFSPNVNSDFEIGFKYEKENLKDLTSEWKLVDSAGYSIPRPANILNPRMNEGDLELFYSIAGRNHIEPTRLSAYAQYSQKFYWGSSKVFVNVGARVANWSFNKETIFSPRFQFAIKPDWDSDMLFKVNGGIYYQSPFYKEIKDLDGNFNADIKSQRSIQLVLANDYEFEMYDRPFKLTTELYYKKMDNLIPYYMDNVRIRYSGQNNASGYAYGIDTRLYGEFVPGIDSWLSASYARAYENIDGRGNIPRPTDQRLRFAMFYQDYMPKFPSMRVNLTLVYAMGLPNGAPVFTDPYQYQNTLPSYKRVDLGLSKVFIDRKDNKKTYGFWSNFEELTLGVQVFNAFNINNTVANQWITDYNSNLMYPVPVRLTGRFFNVKLEFKL; the protein is encoded by the coding sequence TTGAAAAAACTAGTTTTACCATTGAGCTTAGTGGCTCCTCTATTTGTATTTTCTCAGGCCAAGAAAAAAGACACAACAACTAGAGTTACCAATATTGAAGAAGTCGTTTTCCAGAGGCAGACAGGAAAAACAACCGACCTTTCCGCTGTAAAAATATCAGCAAAAGACGCTCAGAATGTGGCGAGTATTTCAGGAGGGATTGAAGGGATTCTTAAAACCCTACCTTCCGTAAACTCCAATACAGAGCTTTCTTCCCAATATATGGTGCGTGGTGGAAACTATGATGAAAACCTTATCTACATTAATGATATTGAAATTTACCGTCCTTTTCTGATCAGAAATTCTCAGCAGGAAGGGATGAGTATTATTAATCCGGATATGGTTTCCACGGTTAATTTCTCAGCAGGAGGTTTTGAGGCGAGATATGGAGATAAAATGTCTTCTGCCTTGAACATCTATTACAGAGAACCCAAAAAGCTTGAGCTTTCAGGAGAAGCCAGTCTTATCGGAGGAAGATTGACAGCAGGTTTAGCTTCAAAGAATAAAAAACTGACCGCTTTATTTTCAGGAAGGTACAGAAATACCAATCTGGTATTGAATACTTTAAATGAAGATACAGATTTTAATCCTAGTTACTGGGACTTTCAGTCTTATATCAACTATCATATCAGCGATAAATTTTCACTTTCATTCATAGGATACTATTCTAAAAATGATTACGAAATGATTCCTAAGGCAAAAAGTGTAACCTTCGGGAGTCTTCAGCAGCCTATTACCGTAAACATTGGATATGCTGGAAGAGAAGAGGACATGTATAAAAATATGATGGGAACGTTCTCTATGAACTACAAACCATCGGATAAATGGAGGTTTACCTTAGATACCTTTTCTTATCAGAACAGGGAAAAAGAATATTATACGATACACTCTCAATACGAACTTCAGACTTTTGACCCATCAACGGGAGCTCCTGTTGTTTCCTATGATGTAGGAGGTCAGATTGAAAACGCAAGAAATGATCTTTTTGTAAGAACCTATGGAACCCAATTCCGGGCAAAATTTTCACCGAATGTAAATTCTGATTTTGAAATTGGGTTTAAATATGAAAAAGAAAATCTGAAAGACCTTACCAGTGAATGGAAGCTGGTGGATTCCGCAGGATACAGTATTCCAAGACCTGCTAATATTCTTAACCCAAGAATGAATGAAGGTGATCTTGAGCTGTTTTACAGTATAGCAGGAAGAAATCATATTGAGCCGACAAGATTGTCTGCTTATGCACAGTATTCTCAGAAATTCTATTGGGGAAGCAGTAAGGTATTTGTAAATGTAGGAGCAAGAGTGGCCAATTGGAGCTTTAATAAAGAAACTATTTTTTCTCCAAGATTCCAGTTTGCCATAAAACCTGACTGGGATTCCGATATGTTGTTCAAAGTCAATGGAGGGATTTATTACCAGTCTCCTTTTTATAAAGAAATTAAAGACTTAGACGGTAATTTTAATGCTGATATAAAATCTCAGCGTTCCATACAACTTGTATTGGCAAATGATTACGAATTTGAGATGTATGACCGGCCATTTAAGCTGACTACAGAACTTTATTATAAGAAAATGGATAACCTTATCCCTTATTATATGGATAATGTCAGAATCCGTTATTCAGGTCAGAACAATGCTTCGGGCTATGCATACGGAATTGATACCAGATTATATGGTGAATTTGTTCCCGGTATAGACTCTTGGCTGTCTGCAAGTTATGCAAGAGCTTATGAAAACATTGACGGCAGAGGAAATATTCCGAGACCTACAGATCAAAGGCTGAGATTTGCGATGTTCTACCAGGATTATATGCCGAAATTTCCTTCCATGCGTGTAAATCTTACTTTGGTCTATGCAATGGGATTGCCAAACGGAGCTCCGGTATTTACGGATCCTTATCAATATCAGAATACACTTCCTTCCTATAAAAGGGTAGATCTTGGACTTTCTAAAGTATTTATCGATAGAAAAGACAATAAAAAAACATACGGTTTCTGGAGTAATTTCGAAGAGTTGACATTGGGTGTTCAGGTTTTCAATGCCTTTAATATTAACAATACGGTTGCCAATCAATGGATTACGGATTATAATTCCAACCTGATGTATCCGGTTCCGGTGCGTCTTACAGGAAGGTTCTTTAATGTTAAATTAGAATTTAAATTATAA
- the kdsA gene encoding 3-deoxy-8-phosphooctulonate synthase, translated as MIQYLDNIHHKDSKNFFLIAGPCIIEGEDMALKIAEKVVELTNKYNIPYIFKGSFKKANRSRVDSFTTIGEEKSLEILKKVGETFNIPTTTDIHENEHAALAAQYVDVLQIPAFLVRQTDLLVAAAKTGKCVSLKKGQFLSPESMKFAVQKVTDSDNPRVAIIERGNSFGYTDLIVDYRGIPTMREYAPVILDVTHSLQQPNQSSGVTGGRPDLIETIAKAGIAVGADGIFIETHPTPETALSDGANMLRLDLLEDLLQKLTRIRESIL; from the coding sequence ATGATTCAGTATTTAGATAATATTCATCACAAAGATTCAAAAAACTTTTTCCTTATTGCCGGTCCTTGTATTATTGAAGGCGAAGATATGGCACTTAAAATTGCTGAAAAAGTGGTAGAATTGACTAATAAATATAATATTCCCTACATTTTTAAAGGAAGTTTCAAAAAAGCCAACAGAAGTAGAGTAGATTCTTTTACAACGATTGGCGAAGAAAAATCTTTGGAAATTCTTAAAAAAGTTGGAGAAACGTTCAATATTCCAACGACAACAGATATTCACGAGAACGAGCATGCTGCTTTGGCAGCTCAATATGTAGATGTTCTGCAGATCCCGGCTTTTTTGGTTCGTCAGACTGATCTTTTGGTGGCTGCAGCAAAAACAGGAAAATGTGTGAGCCTGAAAAAAGGGCAATTCCTTTCTCCGGAATCTATGAAATTTGCGGTTCAGAAAGTGACAGACTCTGATAATCCTAGAGTTGCGATCATTGAAAGAGGAAATTCTTTCGGATATACAGATCTGATCGTAGATTACAGAGGAATTCCTACCATGAGAGAATATGCTCCGGTTATTCTGGATGTTACGCATTCTTTACAACAGCCTAATCAAAGTTCAGGGGTTACCGGAGGAAGACCGGATCTTATCGAAACCATTGCAAAAGCAGGAATTGCAGTAGGTGCAGACGGAATTTTCATAGAAACCCATCCAACACCGGAAACCGCTTTATCTGATGGAGCCAATATGTTAAGACTTGATTTATTAGAAGATTTATTACAAAAACTGACAAGAATTAGAGAATCCATTTTGTAA
- a CDS encoding DUF1697 domain-containing protein, whose translation MKYCAFLRGVNVKGTNMKMAEVCQVFKDAGMNDVASILASGNIVFSSDKKADELKKILEKAMSDHFSYEAYLFIKTQEEIESFWNGNPFGKDENLHSYTFVGNDGVEKVLMQEFENAAKADDEDAKIVNNIFYWQVPKGNTLDSTFGKILGKKSLKDQFTSRNINTFEKILKKF comes from the coding sequence ATGAAATACTGTGCTTTTCTCCGCGGAGTCAATGTAAAAGGAACCAATATGAAAATGGCAGAAGTTTGCCAAGTGTTTAAAGATGCCGGAATGAACGATGTGGCTTCTATTTTGGCTTCCGGGAATATTGTTTTTTCATCAGATAAAAAAGCCGATGAATTAAAGAAAATTCTGGAAAAAGCAATGTCTGATCATTTTTCTTATGAAGCTTATTTATTCATCAAAACCCAGGAAGAAATAGAAAGCTTCTGGAACGGAAACCCTTTTGGAAAAGATGAAAATCTTCATTCCTATACTTTTGTCGGAAACGATGGTGTTGAAAAAGTTCTGATGCAGGAATTTGAAAATGCCGCAAAAGCAGACGATGAAGATGCTAAAATTGTAAATAATATCTTTTACTGGCAGGTTCCGAAAGGTAATACTTTAGATTCTACTTTTGGAAAGATTTTAGGAAAGAAAAGTTTGAAAGATCAGTTTACCAGCAGAAATATTAATACTTTTGAAAAGATTTTAAAGAAATTTTAA
- a CDS encoding LTA synthase family protein, with product MAESQNKNLPVYALFLAIIVKLYFLLTHHIQEDAFITWRVAQNLMDYGVIGFNGATKISASTTHLYVFVSYFFNLIFGKENFIEPLLIFNTVLFTVGSLFLSHLLFKNPWHKAIFIFLFGILPSSIKISILGMEYGILFFLEMALLYYGFKKEKKWALFILPALILFTRIDSAIFLGIVFLVDTFWNRKIKWSYVLGGILGISIALAFNWFYFGELINNTIVAKKLRYDNNFTFQQTWDYFRLNYGNFWGMLKLPGDFNPFTIVVAAFEIVCFIFIIRQKEQTQRNKFLWMIFIFAWMKQIIFLSQKSLFDWYYWVPQILLFVPVFIFVLEQKQKRNLWLSALIVFYILPMLAFQTVHSIATGNGEWNYRRSIGLYLDLYEKDKKQWILLEPAGYIPYFSGLKTIDEVGLVDKQIQEEIKKDKTNYWINTVKKRKPKYLLSYKDLFTEKDADYYKTHYRLLKEFRIKDHLNSQNKILEKIYHLKPSGTDYNLYEKIK from the coding sequence ATGGCTGAATCTCAAAATAAAAACCTTCCCGTTTATGCTCTTTTTCTTGCAATTATTGTAAAATTATATTTTTTGCTTACCCATCATATTCAGGAAGACGCTTTTATTACCTGGAGAGTGGCGCAAAACCTTATGGATTATGGAGTTATAGGGTTTAATGGTGCAACTAAGATCTCGGCCTCTACGACTCATCTATATGTTTTTGTATCCTATTTTTTCAATCTTATTTTCGGGAAAGAAAACTTTATAGAGCCATTACTTATTTTTAATACCGTATTGTTTACAGTAGGAAGCTTGTTTCTTTCTCATCTGCTTTTTAAAAATCCTTGGCATAAAGCCATCTTTATTTTTCTTTTTGGGATTCTTCCGTCTTCTATAAAGATTTCTATTTTAGGAATGGAATATGGAATTCTGTTCTTTTTAGAAATGGCTTTGCTGTATTATGGCTTTAAAAAAGAGAAAAAATGGGCTTTATTCATTTTACCGGCCCTAATTTTATTCACAAGAATAGATTCTGCTATTTTCTTAGGAATTGTTTTTCTGGTCGATACTTTTTGGAACCGTAAGATAAAATGGAGCTATGTTTTAGGAGGAATTTTAGGAATCAGTATCGCATTGGCTTTTAACTGGTTTTATTTCGGAGAGCTGATCAACAATACTATTGTAGCTAAGAAGTTGCGCTATGACAATAATTTTACTTTTCAACAAACCTGGGATTACTTCAGGCTAAACTATGGTAACTTTTGGGGAATGCTTAAATTACCCGGAGATTTCAATCCTTTTACCATTGTTGTAGCTGCTTTTGAAATTGTATGTTTCATCTTTATCATAAGACAGAAAGAACAGACACAAAGAAATAAATTCTTGTGGATGATTTTCATTTTTGCCTGGATGAAACAAATTATTTTTCTTTCTCAGAAAAGTCTGTTCGATTGGTACTATTGGGTTCCCCAGATTCTGCTTTTTGTTCCGGTTTTCATATTTGTATTGGAGCAGAAACAAAAAAGAAACCTTTGGCTGAGTGCCCTTATTGTTTTTTATATCCTTCCAATGTTAGCTTTTCAGACTGTACATTCTATTGCAACAGGAAACGGAGAATGGAACTACAGAAGATCGATTGGACTTTATCTGGATTTATATGAAAAAGATAAAAAACAATGGATTTTGCTTGAGCCTGCCGGTTATATCCCTTACTTCTCCGGACTAAAAACAATTGATGAAGTAGGGTTGGTTGATAAGCAGATTCAGGAAGAAATTAAGAAAGATAAAACGAATTACTGGATCAATACCGTAAAGAAAAGAAAACCTAAATACTTGCTTTCTTATAAAGATCTGTTTACCGAAAAAGATGCTGATTATTATAAAACACATTATAGGCTTTTAAAGGAATTCAGGATTAAAGATCATTTAAACAGCCAGAATAAAATTCTTGAAAAAATTTATCATTTAAAACCGTCCGGAACAGATTATAATTTATATGAAAAAATTAAATAA